One segment of Peromyscus leucopus breed LL Stock chromosome 5, UCI_PerLeu_2.1, whole genome shotgun sequence DNA contains the following:
- the LOC114702029 gene encoding putative vomeronasal receptor-like protein 4, producing MKWSNIIQTIIFLCFIGPGIVGNILMFVRQVYMSALGTEKKPVDLILIHLAFSNMIIICTTGVRDLATVFYFRNFLGDIGCKAVVYLARTARGLSICTTCLLSVVQALTISPGTTIWRKLKPQTSWQILTYVLLFWIFNALTSSNLLYYMTAGGSLNRSGVAGYIGYCYMLPSRDTIKWLFLSLMAVRDLIFQSLMGWSSGHISFYLYKHHKQVLYLHSCRPVNSFSPEIKAAQSILILMACFLVFYWADFIFSFYTGSMVTHDSIILNIKTCLVLGYAVLSPFVLMSRAVPVAKALCSH from the coding sequence ATGAAGTGGAGTAACATTATCCAGACAATAatcttcctttgttttattgGGCCTGGAATTGTGGGAAATATCCTAATGTTTGTGAGACAGGTGTACATGTCTGCCTTGGGCACTGAGAAAAAGCCTGTGGACCTCATTCTCATCCACTTGGCATTTTCTAATATGATCATTATTTGCACCACAGGGGTCAGAGACTTAGCCACAGTGTTTTATTTCAGAAACTTCCTCGGAGATATTGGCTGTAAAGCTGTGGTTTATCTGGCAAGGACGGCCCGGGGCCTCTCCATCTGCACCACCTGTCTCCTCAGCGTGGTCCAGGCTCTCACCATCAGTCCCGGGACCACCATTTGGAGGAAGCTCAAACCACAGACCTCATGGCAAATTCTTACCTATGTCTTACTCTTTTGGATCTTTAATGCCCTCACAAGTTCCAACTTGTTGTACTATATGACAGCAGGCGGCAGCTTGAACAGATCTGGAGTTGCAGGGTATATTGGATATTGCTATATGCTTCCATCCAGGGACACAATCAAGTGGCTTTTCCTCTCGCTCATGGCTGTTCGTGACCTCATCTTTCAGAGTCTCATGGGCTGGAGCAGTGgacacatttctttttatctgtatAAACATCACAAGCAAGTCCTCTACCTCCACAGCTGCAGGCCTGTAAATAGTTTCAGTCCAGAGATCAAAGCTGCACAGAGCATTCTCATTCTCAtggcctgtttccttgtcttttaTTGGGCagacttcattttctccttttacacAGGTTCCATGGTGACTCATGACTCCATCATACTAAATATTAAAACATGTCTAGTACTTGGTTATGCTGTTCTCAGCCCCTTTGTCCTGATGAGCAGAGCTGTTCCTGTTGCTAAAGCCTTGTGTTCACACTGA